A region of archaeon BMS3Bbin15 DNA encodes the following proteins:
- a CDS encoding acetylornithine deacetylase — translation MRNEIKRVLSEISTLSHGEVLNYFRKALKNSGFKVYGEDYIHGIRSYKSGSVALFFTYVPEEFKIEGELVRGEGVCFNGSIAAFIAILSHNSPQNIEVIISDVSDRRLPEIESNSALVVYPTELKVANEQPALERLKIEISTAGGSSAYPGQGISSLYRAIDVTERLRLLDIEVVSLVAKHKYSSLPSKAEIILDIWRREIGEMKKKVYRALAGLDCKFDVIESVDSFYLNEDEAVVTKLKKALGKYGKVDIVEIKGSVTLGNLNSKGVKAVAFGPGKAEMNLSKGEKVGINELVDFGNILREFLRS, via the coding sequence ATGAGAAATGAAATTAAAAGAGTGCTTTCTGAAATCTCCACACTTTCTCATGGTGAAGTTCTGAATTATTTCAGAAAAGCTTTGAAGAATTCAGGCTTTAAAGTCTATGGCGAGGATTATATCCATGGCATAAGAAGTTATAAGAGTGGCTCTGTAGCTCTGTTCTTCACCTATGTGCCAGAGGAATTTAAAATTGAAGGCGAGCTTGTAAGAGGTGAGGGAGTTTGTTTTAATGGCTCGATTGCAGCCTTTATTGCTATTCTTTCTCACAACTCTCCTCAAAATATTGAGGTGATTATTTCAGATGTTTCAGACAGAAGATTGCCTGAAATTGAATCAAACTCCGCCCTTGTTGTCTACCCCACGGAACTCAAAGTAGCAAATGAGCAGCCAGCTCTGGAAAGGCTAAAAATTGAAATATCGACAGCCGGAGGGAGTTCTGCATATCCCGGGCAGGGAATAAGTTCCCTGTACAGAGCTATTGATGTAACAGAGAGATTGAGACTTCTCGACATTGAAGTGGTGTCTCTTGTGGCAAAGCATAAATATAGTTCTCTTCCCAGTAAGGCAGAGATTATTCTGGATATCTGGAGAAGAGAGATTGGCGAGATGAAAAAGAAGGTTTACAGGGCACTGGCAGGGCTTGATTGCAAATTTGATGTTATTGAGAGTGTTGATAGCTTTTATCTGAATGAGGATGAGGCTGTTGTAACAAAGCTTAAAAAAGCCTTAGGAAAGTACGGGAAGGTAGATATAGTAGAGATAAAAGGTTCTGTAACTCTTGGAAATCTGAATTCGAAAGGAGTGAAAGCTGTGGCTTTTGGACCGGGAAAAGCAGAGATGAATCTGTCGAAAGGAGAAAAAGTAGGAATTAATGAACTTGTTGACTTTGGAAATATACTTAGAGAGTTTTTGAGGAGTTGA